A single region of the Alkalidesulfovibrio alkalitolerans DSM 16529 genome encodes:
- the ybgF gene encoding tol-pal system protein YbgF produces MPRVLIVFAMLAMLGGCAAAKNDAPGSEEWRLRNIEDGFLQFQEEQRRQDADLQRMEKDTAARLAVLEERVSRLEERMRLAADVGAISAAPAPQPEAPTLPATPVTPPAPSVEPAPAPRLTAVDEQALYEQGVRQVMGENYASGREILTNFLERHPDSGLAPNALYWLGETYYGEKRYAQSILTFREVLEKHPKHPKAPDALLKIGYAYEKLGDIPNARFYLQAVLDEYPKADSATKAKAMLRQLPQ; encoded by the coding sequence ATGCCCCGGGTGCTGATTGTGTTTGCCATGCTTGCCATGCTCGGCGGATGCGCCGCCGCGAAAAACGACGCCCCTGGAAGTGAGGAATGGCGTCTGCGTAATATCGAGGACGGCTTTCTCCAGTTTCAGGAAGAGCAGCGCCGCCAAGACGCCGACCTGCAGCGTATGGAGAAGGACACCGCTGCCAGACTCGCCGTGTTGGAAGAACGCGTAAGCCGTCTTGAGGAGCGGATGCGCCTTGCGGCGGACGTGGGAGCGATTTCCGCCGCGCCCGCACCGCAGCCTGAAGCGCCGACGCTGCCCGCCACGCCCGTGACGCCTCCTGCTCCATCCGTCGAACCAGCGCCTGCTCCCAGGCTGACCGCCGTGGACGAGCAAGCCCTCTACGAGCAGGGCGTGCGTCAGGTTATGGGCGAGAACTACGCCTCGGGCCGGGAAATCCTGACCAACTTCCTGGAGCGCCATCCCGACAGCGGTCTTGCGCCCAATGCCCTCTACTGGCTCGGTGAAACGTATTACGGCGAGAAGCGCTACGCTCAGTCCATCCTGACCTTCCGAGAGGTGCTGGAGAAACACCCCAAACATCCCAAGGCCCCGGACGCGCTGCTCAAGATCGGCTATGCTTACGAGAAGCTTGGCGATATCCCCAACGCCCGCTTCTACCTGCAAGCCGTGCTCGACGAGTACCCGAAGGCCGACTCCGCGACCAAGGCCAAGGCCATGTTGCGGCAGTTGCCACAGTAA